One Fusobacterium ulcerans DNA segment encodes these proteins:
- a CDS encoding histidine phosphatase family protein produces the protein MGKLIIVRHGQTQMNVEGIFFGKLDPGLNEMGRVQCKKAGDVLKKHGYDAVYSSDLLRAAETAELVNYLSLPITFDKRLQEIDFGIFEGMSYKEIEEKYPVECEKSKNEWKTFDFVTGESLEKLQSRAIEFIESLDKTKNNLVVTHWGVINCILSWYFSDKLESYWKYSVENGGICIIEFADGFPILKGLNIG, from the coding sequence GTGGGTAAACTGATAATTGTCAGACATGGGCAGACACAGATGAATGTTGAAGGAATATTCTTTGGGAAGCTTGATCCAGGTCTGAATGAAATGGGAAGAGTGCAGTGTAAAAAAGCTGGAGATGTGTTGAAAAAACATGGATATGATGCAGTTTATTCAAGTGATCTGTTAAGAGCAGCAGAGACAGCAGAACTGGTAAATTATCTCAGTCTTCCAATAACATTTGATAAAAGACTTCAGGAGATAGATTTTGGAATATTTGAAGGAATGAGCTACAAAGAGATAGAGGAAAAGTATCCTGTAGAGTGTGAAAAGAGCAAAAACGAATGGAAAACTTTTGATTTTGTTACTGGAGAAAGCCTTGAAAAGCTTCAAAGCAGAGCTATAGAATTTATAGAAAGTCTGGATAAAACAAAAAATAATTTAGTGGTAACTCACTGGGGTGTTATCAACTGTATATTAAGCTGGTATTTTTCAGATAAACTAGAAAGTTACTGGAAATATAGTGTGGAAAATGGAGGTATCTGTATAATAGAATTTGCAGATGGGTTCCCAATACTAAAAGGACTAAACATAGGGTGA
- the cobT gene encoding nicotinate-nucleotide--dimethylbenzimidazole phosphoribosyltransferase, which produces MKELRKIIGEIEGADKEAVKAAQEELDRKMKPNGSLGTLEDIAIKLAGISGFPVKKINKRCHIVASADNGVIEEGISSCPLEYTRIVSEAMLNRIAAIGLLTRTIGVDFNLVDIGIKDSIPRDYPNLYRKNVKKGTNNFYKEPAMTQEECVKAIMVGIELINEKVEAGYDIFSNGEMGIGNTSTSSAVLYSFTKGDIDKIVGRGGGLSDSGLVKKKKIIVESCEKYDTFNMDPIDVLAHVGGLDIACMVGMYIGAARYRKPMLVDGFISSVAALVACKIEPKIKDYIIATHMSEEPGMELVLKELGEEAFFNMRMRLGEGTGAVLAYPIIDCAIEVINGMKTPTAVYDLFL; this is translated from the coding sequence ATGAAAGAGTTAAGAAAAATTATTGGAGAAATAGAAGGTGCAGACAAAGAGGCTGTAAAAGCAGCACAGGAAGAACTTGACAGAAAAATGAAGCCTAATGGGAGCCTTGGAACTCTTGAAGATATAGCTATAAAACTAGCAGGAATCAGTGGGTTTCCTGTAAAGAAAATAAATAAAAGATGTCATATAGTAGCATCAGCAGATAATGGTGTAATAGAGGAAGGAATTTCTTCATGCCCTTTGGAATATACACGTATAGTATCTGAAGCTATGCTTAATAGAATAGCGGCAATAGGTCTTTTGACAAGAACTATAGGGGTAGATTTCAACCTTGTAGATATTGGGATAAAAGATTCGATTCCTAGAGATTATCCTAATCTATACAGAAAAAATGTAAAAAAAGGAACTAATAATTTCTATAAAGAACCTGCAATGACACAGGAAGAATGTGTAAAAGCAATAATGGTGGGAATAGAATTAATAAATGAAAAAGTAGAAGCAGGGTATGATATTTTTTCAAATGGAGAAATGGGAATAGGAAATACTTCCACAAGTTCAGCAGTTCTATACTCTTTTACAAAAGGGGATATAGATAAAATAGTTGGCAGAGGGGGAGGACTTTCTGACAGCGGCCTTGTAAAAAAGAAAAAAATAATAGTGGAGTCTTGTGAAAAATATGATACATTTAATATGGATCCAATAGATGTACTGGCTCATGTAGGTGGATTGGATATAGCATGTATGGTAGGAATGTATATAGGAGCAGCCAGATACAGAAAACCTATGCTTGTAGATGGATTTATATCAAGTGTAGCAGCTTTAGTAGCTTGCAAAATAGAACCAAAGATAAAAGATTATATAATTGCAACTCATATGAGTGAAGAGCCTGGAATGGAATTAGTATTGAAAGAGCTTGGAGAAGAGGCATTTTTCAATATGAGAATGAGACTGGGAGAGGGAACAGGAGCAGTTCTTGCTTACCCTATAATTGATTGTGCAATAGAAGTAATAAATGGAATGAAAACACCAACAGCAGTATATGATCTTTTCCTATAG
- the radC gene encoding RadC family protein, which translates to MEKYSPEGHRKRLKEKYMKSGYEAFHEYEILEILLTYSIPRKDVKPIAKNLLEVFGSTGKIFGADIKELLKVDGIGESTAVFLKLMGDIAKNSYKENLKDNDILNIKSKNDLISYLRGDIGFSKREEFKVLFLNSANNLIASETLFYGTIDKSAVYPREIVERTIRNGAKSVVFAHNHPSGNISPSKQDIELTQHMYDSLKTLDIRLIDHIIITKNSYFSFLEEGLIEY; encoded by the coding sequence ATGGAAAAATATTCTCCAGAGGGGCATAGAAAAAGGCTCAAAGAAAAATATATGAAAAGTGGATATGAAGCTTTTCATGAATATGAAATATTAGAGATACTGCTCACATATTCTATTCCAAGAAAAGATGTAAAACCAATAGCAAAAAACCTTTTGGAAGTATTTGGGTCAACAGGAAAAATATTTGGTGCAGATATAAAGGAATTGCTAAAGGTAGATGGAATAGGAGAAAGCACTGCTGTATTTCTCAAATTAATGGGAGATATAGCTAAGAATAGTTACAAAGAAAATTTGAAAGATAATGATATTTTAAATATAAAGAGTAAAAATGATCTTATATCCTATTTAAGAGGAGATATTGGTTTTTCTAAAAGAGAAGAATTTAAAGTGTTGTTTTTAAATTCAGCAAATAATTTAATAGCAAGTGAAACGCTTTTTTATGGTACAATAGATAAAAGTGCAGTTTATCCAAGAGAGATAGTGGAGAGGACAATAAGGAATGGAGCTAAATCAGTGGTTTTTGCTCATAATCATCCCTCTGGGAACATAAGTCCATCTAAGCAGGATATAGAACTGACACAACATATGTATGACAGTCTTAAAACTTTAGATATAAGGCTGATTGATCATATAATAATTACAAAAAATTCCTACTTTAGTTTTTTAGAAGAAGGATTGATAGAATATTAG
- a CDS encoding PSP1 domain-containing protein: MEENRVEQEIVSTETVAAPAEKKLYKVLGVMFEITKKRYYFEVVDDIEYKKGDKVIVDTVRGKEIGVVYGEPMMMKEEQLVLPLKPVIKKADEQEIKRYNELKEESAKANAQCKERIIHHKLPMKLVGTEYTFDKTKLIFYFTAEGRIDFRELVKDLANIFKLRIELRQIGVRDEARILGTIGICGKELCCRTFINKFDSVSIKMARDQGLVINPAKISGVCGRLLCCINYEYSQYEQVLRSYPAVNQQVRTEKGDGKVISISPLNGFLFVDVENIGIMKFEIDEVKFNRKEASKLKSEKTREELEHKELEKE; this comes from the coding sequence ATGGAAGAAAACAGAGTAGAGCAGGAAATTGTTTCAACTGAAACTGTAGCTGCTCCAGCAGAAAAAAAGCTATATAAAGTACTTGGAGTAATGTTTGAGATAACTAAAAAAAGATATTACTTTGAAGTTGTAGATGATATTGAGTATAAAAAAGGCGATAAAGTAATAGTTGATACAGTTAGAGGAAAAGAGATAGGGGTTGTCTATGGAGAACCTATGATGATGAAAGAAGAACAGCTTGTCCTTCCTTTAAAGCCTGTTATAAAAAAAGCTGACGAGCAGGAAATAAAAAGATACAATGAATTGAAAGAGGAATCAGCTAAAGCAAATGCTCAGTGTAAAGAGAGAATAATACATCATAAACTTCCTATGAAACTGGTAGGAACAGAGTATACATTTGATAAAACTAAGCTTATATTCTATTTTACTGCTGAAGGAAGAATAGATTTTAGAGAACTTGTAAAAGATCTGGCTAATATTTTTAAACTTAGAATAGAACTTAGACAGATTGGTGTAAGAGATGAAGCAAGAATATTAGGAACAATTGGTATTTGTGGAAAAGAACTATGTTGCAGAACTTTTATAAATAAATTTGATTCTGTATCTATAAAAATGGCAAGAGATCAGGGGCTTGTAATAAACCCTGCTAAAATATCAGGAGTATGTGGAAGACTTCTATGCTGTATAAACTATGAATATAGTCAGTATGAGCAGGTGTTGAGAAGTTACCCAGCTGTAAATCAACAAGTGAGAACTGAAAAAGGAGATGGAAAAGTTATAAGTATAAGTCCATTGAATGGTTTCCTTTTTGTTGATGTGGAAAATATAGGTATTATGAAATTTGAGATCGATGAAGTAAAGTTCAACAGAAAAGAGGCAAGTAAGCTGAAAAGTGAAAAAACTCGTGAAGAACTTGAACATAAGGAACTTGAAAAGGAGTAA
- a CDS encoding tRNA1(Val) (adenine(37)-N6)-methyltransferase, with translation MLANEDITLLAGKYKLIQKKDGFRFSVDAVILSDFFAYPKKGKILDIGTGNGVIPILLSSKEKGEDITGIDIQEENIELAEKNIELNCLKENIKIVHGDVKEYSMGNSFDYIVSNPPYMEVDGKKQNILSCKSIARHEIKLNLSQLVQSAKRLLKPVGSFSLVHRSYRFTDISRILEDSGFSLKRVRFVYFSKEKNSNLVLIEAWKGKKCKLEIEPPLYLEESGY, from the coding sequence ATGTTAGCAAATGAAGATATTACATTGCTAGCTGGAAAATATAAGCTTATTCAGAAAAAGGATGGGTTTAGATTTTCTGTAGATGCAGTAATTTTATCAGACTTTTTTGCTTATCCTAAAAAAGGAAAAATATTGGATATAGGAACTGGGAATGGTGTCATTCCTATACTTCTTTCTTCAAAAGAAAAGGGAGAAGATATAACTGGTATAGATATACAGGAAGAAAATATTGAACTGGCAGAAAAAAATATTGAACTTAACTGCCTTAAAGAAAATATAAAAATAGTACATGGTGATGTCAAAGAATATTCTATGGGAAATTCTTTTGATTATATAGTTTCAAATCCTCCATATATGGAAGTGGATGGAAAGAAACAAAATATCCTTAGCTGCAAATCTATAGCGAGACATGAGATAAAATTGAATCTTTCTCAACTGGTGCAGAGTGCAAAAAGACTTTTAAAACCAGTGGGAAGTTTCTCTTTAGTTCATAGGAGTTATAGATTCACAGATATATCAAGAATTCTTGAAGATAGTGGGTTCTCTCTTAAAAGAGTGAGATTTGTTTATTTTTCTAAGGAAAAAAATTCAAACCTTGTTCTGATCGAAGCCTGGAAGGGCAAGAAATGCAAATTGGAGATTGAACCGCCGCTTTACTTAGAGGAGAGTGGTTACTGA
- a CDS encoding ankyrin repeat domain-containing protein: MELLQFLEENDLEAFKENLDMDSVEETDENGNTILHYCVEDGAYDFIDALVYCGADPNAKNKDGDTPMHIAAIKDLGKIMELLIEFGGEVNIKNNHQRTALNLATASKARSVLKVIENSGMDYSAMVGREKIAHHKRLEEEY, from the coding sequence ATGGAACTTTTACAATTTTTAGAAGAAAATGATTTAGAAGCATTTAAAGAAAATTTAGATATGGACAGTGTTGAAGAAACAGATGAAAATGGAAATACTATTTTACATTATTGTGTTGAAGATGGAGCATATGATTTTATAGATGCTTTAGTATATTGTGGTGCTGATCCTAATGCTAAAAATAAAGATGGAGATACACCTATGCATATAGCAGCTATAAAAGATTTAGGAAAGATAATGGAACTTCTTATAGAATTTGGTGGAGAAGTTAATATCAAGAATAATCATCAAAGAACTGCTTTAAATCTTGCTACTGCTTCAAAAGCAAGGAGTGTTCTAAAAGTTATAGAAAATAGTGGAATGGACTATTCAGCTATGGTGGGGAGAGAAAAAATCGCTCATCATAAAAGATTAGAAGAAGAATATTAA
- a CDS encoding NCS2 family permease has protein sequence MNSKNEGFLDKYFKITERGSNIKVEMGAGLATFMTMSYILIVHPMIMKSAGMPANEVFTVTAITSCVFTLLMGLYAKLPFALAPAMGSNAFLAMTLVGSGAVTWQQGLAMNFVSGIIFLIMSIFGFREVIVKFLPKSLKLGIGAAVGIFLIELGFKNGGLMKAVNGSVSIGDLSNPAAMTALFGIFVTAILAARRVKCDMLLGIVSATLIGIPLGVTKIPASFIAMPSTISDIAFKLDFSNIFSIKVLPILFVFFVGDFFSTLGTLLGVSEKAGLLDENGDLPDIQKPFLVDALGTVVGAAMGTTTITTFVESAAGVGAGGRTGLTAVSTGVLFFFSLFLSPLALMVPAAATAPALIIMGILMLGGMRNIEYDNFTESFPVFFMVICTAFTNSISNGVGAGIISYAVVKLGAGKGKDVSIGLYVLAAIMVFYFIK, from the coding sequence ATGAACAGCAAAAATGAAGGTTTCTTGGATAAGTATTTCAAGATAACAGAGAGAGGAAGCAACATCAAAGTTGAGATGGGTGCTGGATTAGCTACTTTTATGACTATGTCATATATTTTGATAGTTCATCCCATGATTATGAAAAGTGCAGGAATGCCTGCCAATGAAGTATTCACAGTTACTGCTATCACATCTTGTGTTTTTACACTGCTTATGGGATTATATGCCAAGCTTCCTTTTGCTCTTGCACCAGCTATGGGAAGTAATGCTTTCCTTGCTATGACATTAGTTGGAAGTGGAGCTGTAACATGGCAGCAAGGTCTTGCTATGAACTTTGTATCTGGAATAATCTTCCTGATTATGTCTATATTTGGTTTTAGAGAAGTTATTGTAAAATTTCTTCCTAAGAGTTTAAAGCTCGGGATAGGAGCAGCAGTTGGAATTTTCCTTATTGAACTGGGATTCAAAAACGGTGGACTTATGAAAGCTGTTAATGGTTCTGTTTCAATAGGAGATTTGAGCAATCCAGCAGCTATGACAGCACTTTTTGGTATTTTTGTAACAGCTATACTTGCTGCCAGAAGAGTAAAGTGTGATATGCTTCTTGGAATAGTTTCTGCTACTCTTATAGGTATTCCTTTAGGTGTAACTAAAATTCCTGCCAGCTTTATAGCTATGCCAAGCACTATCAGTGATATTGCTTTTAAACTTGATTTTTCAAATATATTCAGCATAAAAGTTCTTCCTATACTGTTTGTATTCTTTGTTGGAGATTTTTTCTCTACATTGGGAACATTATTGGGAGTATCTGAAAAAGCTGGTCTTTTGGATGAAAATGGAGATCTTCCTGATATTCAGAAACCTTTCCTAGTAGATGCTCTAGGTACAGTAGTTGGAGCTGCTATGGGAACTACTACTATCACTACATTTGTTGAGTCTGCTGCTGGTGTTGGGGCTGGAGGTAGAACAGGGCTTACTGCTGTTTCTACAGGAGTATTATTCTTCTTCAGTTTATTTTTGAGTCCACTGGCTCTTATGGTGCCTGCTGCTGCAACTGCTCCAGCTCTTATCATAATGGGGATACTTATGCTTGGTGGAATGAGAAATATTGAATATGATAATTTTACAGAATCTTTCCCTGTGTTCTTTATGGTTATCTGTACAGCATTTACTAACAGTATTTCTAATGGTGTTGGTGCTGGAATAATTTCTTATGCAGTGGTTAAACTAGGAGCTGGAAAAGGTAAAGATGTAAGTATTGGGTTATATGTACTTGCAGCTATTATGGTGTTCTATTTTATAAAATAA